The Lolium rigidum isolate FL_2022 chromosome 2, APGP_CSIRO_Lrig_0.1, whole genome shotgun sequence genomic interval CCAGCCTCCCTGAATGCGCCGGCATGACGGCGCTCAACCTCGGCCGCAACCGCCTCACCGGCGAGATACCGCCGTCCTTCGCCGCCTTCCGGTCCATCTCATTCCTCTCCCTCACCGGCAACGGCTTCTCCAACGTCACGTCGGCATTAATGATACTGCAGCGCCTGCCGAACCTGACGAGCCTCGTGCTCACCAAGAATTTCCACGGCGGCGAGGCGATGCCGGAGGCCGGGATCGACGGGTTCACCAACATCCAGGTGCTCGTCATCGCCAACTGCGAGCTCACCGGCGCCATCCCGGCATGGATCGCCGGGCTCAGCAAGCTCAAGGTGCTCGACATCTCGTGGAACAAACTCACCGGTCCGATCCCGCCGTTCCTCGGCGAGCTCGACCGCCTCTTCTACATCGACATCTCCAACAACTCGCTGCAGGGAGAGATACCGGCGAGCTTCACGCGGATGACGGCGATGCTGGCTGGAAACGGCAGTGGCAACGACGAGGACAGGACGGTGCAGGACTTCCCGTTCTTCATGCGCCGGAACGTGTCGGCCAGTGGGCGGCAGTACAACCAGGTGAGCAGCTTCCCGCCGTCTCTGGTGCTGGCGCGGAACAACCTCACTGGCGGAGTGCCGCCGGCGATGGGTGCGCTGGCCAGGTTGCACATCGTTGACCTGAGCTGGAACGGCTTCTCGGGGTCCATCCCGCCAGAGCTGTCGGGGATGACAAGCCTCGAGTCCCTCGACTTGTCGCACAACGCGCTCTCCGGCGCCATCCCGCCGTCGCTGacgcagctcaccttcctctcccACTTCGCCGTCGCGTATAACAACCTCTCCGGCAAGGTCCCCGTCGGCGGCCAGTTCTCCACCTTCTCGCACGTGGACTTCGCGGGTAACCCGTTCCTGTGCGGCATCCACGTGCGGAAGTGCGACCGGAATCAAaccgcgggcggcgcggccgggagcAGTGGCCGCAGGAGGAGCGCCGCCAGCGCTGGCGTCGTGGCGGCGATATGCGTGGGCACGGCGCTGCTGCTCGCCGTGGGCCTCGCCGCAACATGGCGAGCGTGGTCGAGGCGACGGCAGGAGGACAACGCATGCAGGGTGGCCGCCGGCGACGAGAGCTGCGACGACTCTTCGTTCGAGGCGACCAGATCGTCCACCCTGGTGCTCCTCTTCCCAAGCGACGACGACGATAGCGCCGACACCGAGAGGACGACGGTGATCACGCTGGACGAGGTGGTGAAGGGGACGGGCGATTTCGATGACTCGCGCATCGTGGGGTGCGGCGGGTTCGGGATGGTGTACCGCGCGACGCTCGCCGACGGGCGCGACGTCGCCGTGAAGCGCCTCTCCGGGGACTTCCAGCAGATGGAGCGCGAGTTCCGCGCCGAGGTGGAGGCGCTCTCCCGCGTCCGCCACCGCAACCTCGTCTCGCTCCGCGGCTACTGCCGCGTCGGCAAGGACGTCCGCCTCCTCATCTACCCCTTCATGGAAAACGGCAGCCTCGACCACTGGCTCCACGAGCGCGCCGGCGCCGACGTCCTCCCGTGGCCGGCGCGGCTGCGGGTGGCGCGCGACGCGGCGCGCGGGCTGGCGTACCTGCACGGCGGCGGCAATGGCGCTGGCGCGTCGAGGCCGCGGGTGATGCACCGGGACGTGAAGTCGAGCAACATCCTGCTGGACGCGGGCATGGAGGCGCGGCTCGCCGACTTCGGGCTGGCGCGGCTCGCGCGCGGGAACGACGACACGCACGTCACCACGGACCTGGTCGGCACGCTGGGGTACATCCCGCCGGAGTACGCCAGCTCGCCGGCCGCCACGTACCGGGGCGACGTGTACAGCATGGGGGTGGTGCTGGTGGAGCTGGTCACCGGGCGGCGGCCCGTGGACATGGCGGCAAGGCTCGGCGCGCGGGACGTCACCGCGTGGGCCGTGCGGCTGCGGCGCGAGGGGAGGGGCCATGAGGCCGTCGACGCCGCCGTGTCAGCTTCTTCGGGGAAGCaccgggaggaggcggagagggtGCTGGAGCTGGCGTCCGCCTGCGTCTCCGAGAACCCCAAGGCGCGGCCCACGGCGCACCAGCTTTTCgagcggctcgacgccatcgcccGCACCGCCGCCGACCCGGAGACGACTTCCTCCGACGAGCAGCACGCATGGTAGATAACTCCCCTAAGATTTTGCGGCGAACGATCACCGACAACAGATTAACCGTGCGACTTACTAGGTACACACTAGCTACGACAGTAATACATCTTGTAAATTCAGACGGTAATAGTCAATGCAATTCTTAACCGTGTGCAAGATCCTCGAGCAAAATTTGGATTTCAAACTCAGTCacatattaaaattttaaatttacaAATTTTGGAGTACAAATAGAAAGTTGGAGTTGGGTCATGGGGTTACATGCATAGTAAGTGAAACACATAGATTTTAAATTAAACTAACAAACCACTCCAAATTTGTAAGGACCAACATCTTTTTAATATTTAAAATTAATCTCAGAGGTGCAGCTTCATCGTCGACTAGCCCACGAAGCTCACACATGTTTGTGTTTCTCGAACATAGTACCATCTTGCGACAATACACGAATGAGATAATATAATAATATAATATTTATACTaaacttttttacttgtttataacTCATTATTCGGGGTAGGcccctagctagtatagtttcctAGCTAAATTACTCGTGAAAAACTACAAATTAATATTATCACCTTTTTTTTACAAAGAAACAAAATCTTTAGTTGCATCTCTCCTTTTATTAACAATATATAAATATTGTGTATGTTTGGGTTGATCAGGCTTCAACATTGTGGAGGAAACAAGCATGTCCGCACAAGAAATTTTCTTGTTTCTTAAGATTTTCCATTAATATCAGGGTTATTTCCTTCCGAGAGAAAACTTTAATTTATCTTCCAACACTATTATTCCCACACCCAAATGtatgacatgaattgtttgagatGTGCTTATACAATTTAGATGTATACTATTACAAATACATTTGCACAAATTTCAATCTATATTTTAGAAGGAAATAACAAACAAGATAGTATGCCGCCTCGGATCAATTTGTTCCACTTCAGTGAAATGTATGTATATATACTCATGTGTTCAGATATATTTCtgtagtcttatgcatcttggaaGGCTCTTTTCAATCCGAAGAATACAGATGCTTCCAGGTATAGTGTACGGTTGTCTCATTTTATCTACAAGTAAGTAGAAAGTTCTAGAGTATATGTTCTATGCATTGTTATCATTGGTTGTCAAATGTAGTGTGTGTTCCTAGATTCAACAACCTGCACACTTGTAATAAATGCAAGACtaatcatagtgggagtaaccatAGAACTACATGCAGTGCCAACGAATAATTTTGGTGACATGGTAAGTCATTAATCGAAGAAGAAGAGCGTTGTGATAACTCACTATATTACCACAACATAATATttttcaagacaagatgagtctataaCCTAATAAATATAACTTTGCATGATATCATAAATATGTTACTACCCATTatgaacactactaggaaaatgaaGAACCCATGAcacgggaaatgcactttggctcataggagcatatgctcccattatgtgaatccacattttaaagtatcaaaaaattctaaactaaatttttacatgtacatctagacattttatgttggtacacaagttttcaaaaaaaactaaaaataattgtggctcctgtaaaaaagacaagttttgatgctataacacgactacgtacaggatattttttgtcttttttgtacacgccatataaaatgttgtttctccacgaaaatttgtgcactaacatagaatgtcaagatgtacaccaacaaatttatatcagaattttttaacatttttaaaattgttttttaattattttatataatgagagcatttgctcctatgagccaaattgccacctcccCCATGACACCCATTATGCTATTCGAAACATACATACAAACAAATATCGAGGACAATGCATGCCATCTATAGCCGACCTTCCCATTAATTCTTTCAACTGCGAAGAAATGCGCTCGGGTGGCTCGCACTTTTCATACTTATTCTGATTCATATGTGTCATTAATATAAATGTATTTAGATATAATTTAgttttagatacatccatattagcccTTTTTCGAAATTTATATGTTTCGTCCCAATTGTAAATCTTGTTTTATAAAAAAAGCAAGGAAAGTAGGAAACACATCGGAGTTGCCGTCACACCAACCCGTCTGAGTCGTCTTCCAGCTTCGCCTCCAGTGATCCAGTCCACTTTCTGCGTAGTCCATGGCGTCTCTCTGCCCCAAACCATAGCCCCTCCCCGTCCAGCACCCGACCCACCAGCCATGGGGATCCCACCCGGCGGCGCCCTCGCCCTCCCGCACGGCCCTCTCCCCATTCGCCACGCTCGACCCAGCCGTGCTCGCCGCCCTCCGGGCCACCACCCCCAAACTGGACCGGGCGCCGGGCCGTGACCGGAGCGGATCCTGGGCTTACAGTATATGCCCCCGGATGTCACCGGAGAAGGTTCCGGCACGCGTCGGggaggccggtccaaaccggaccgtgcGCCGGGCCAGCACCGGGTGAAGGTGCTGGCGTTACTGGATcacgcccggatggcaccggtccaggggccggttggcctttgtggccttgtacttaagAGCCTTCGgtgttgtggagtttgcctcaagcttgatacttgggtgtttgccccaagcttgtacgggttcgatgATCACCCTCAAGGGTCGCTTAGTGGATCGAGGTtttccctttggtggaaaggcttgaggagaatacggtggccctagtggctcattggagtgccttgtgcTTCCAcatcgctccaacggagacgtagtacCCAATGATGTGAACTTCGgagtacatcgtcgtctcctcgtgcaccggttacttctcaacccgtgctcctttacctatgcgctttacattgtgatagccttcgtgcttgatgttttatatctagtttgctatcaccttgttgctcatcatgcttagtATAGGTTGTTGGTGTACATAGGCAAACCCTAGTTGATAAGCTTTGAGCTAAACAAGTAAACCTTAAGTAGTTTTATTCCACCTTGTTTAGCCCTCAAGTATAAGTTTTTATAACCCgcttattcaccccctctaggcgacatccttgtACATTCACCCTCGCAGTTCCCGACAGATTGAGACGGCGGCAGAAAAATGTATGGGCGCATGAGCGGGAAACGTGGTGGAGCTAAACACGGTTTGGTGCCACGCACCTAGGCGAGGTATGTTGGTTAGTTATTTGAGGGTAGTCACATGTCATGTAACCATCAACACTAGATACCCAACAAAGAAAGTGTACTCGAGATGAAGGATTTGACGGATAAAACCAAGAGAACACTTCATTTTTTATTATTTGGTATATACAGATTGGTCCAAAAAATAAAACATTACTCATGTTATAAAATGAATAATAATGTTTTATTTATACTgaacttttttacttgtttataacTCATTATACTGATGTACGCCCTTAACTAGTATAGTTTCTAAGCAAAATTAGTCATGTAAAGCTACAAATAAATATTATCAATTTTTTTACGAAGAAACTTAATCTTTAGTAGTTTTTCTTGTTATCATTAACAATATAGAAAATTTTGTATGTTTGAGCTGATCAGGCTTCAACCTTGTGGAGGAAACAAGCAAGTctgcacaatttttttttttttttgcagactcTCTTATCCGCACACCCTTAATAAGTGTATGCCATGAATTATTTGAGATGTGCTTATACAATTCAGATGTATACTATTAAAAATACATTTTGCATAAAATTCTATCTATATTTTGGAAGGAAATGACAAACAAGATTGTGTGCCGCCTTGGATTAATTTGTTCCACTTTGGTGAAATGTATGTATACGCATGTGTTCAAATATATTTCTGTATTCTTATGTTTTTAGCATGCCCTGTTATCTTACAGATATTTCCACATGTAGCACACGGCTATCTCATTTTATCTGTAAATAGAAAGTTCTAGAGTATATGTTCTTTCATTGTTACCATTGCTTGTCAATTTGTCCTCATATGTACTAGTAAAATGCACAGATCCAAGAAATGCAATTTAGCAAAATATTGGGTTGTTTTTCTGAATATTGAATGTTTGAATGTGTGAAAAGGAGGTTAGAGTGGGTGATAAAATTCCTTTTTGATGGAGGAGTAGGAATGCAATCCATGGAAATTTGTAGAGGTGTTATTCAATAGATCAAAAGGCTTCCttataaaaaaaattattgaTTGAAATTctccaaaattcttataaaaaacCTTCAGTCCAGAAGGCCCTAATTATGAATCCGTGTTACATGGATGACAACATGCTCACTTGTTTTCGTTCACCTCCTCCTCTTCACACATCATGTCTAGCTCGATGATACATGTGCATGCCTCTCTTTGCCACAGGCTGAATGTTCAGTATATAGTCTCACAAATTTAACGCAAACCTTTTTAAAATTCCATGTTTCCATCCAAATGTATTGTCTAGAAAAGCAAGGAAAGTAACTGCAGTAGCCTCGCCTAGGAAACGATATAGGAGTATTTTCACACTCATTCTAATTCATATTATTTGTCGTTAAGAGaatcaacctgaggttgggtggttaggagggtggttgtaccctcagcgcaccagagttcaaaccccaggtttgacatttgtgtgtctcataaaggcggaatattcattcagtgggaggcgacgttcccgtcgacagcgaggcgtctgtggtgacttcgtcaatttcaagatcaatCCACCGGCTCAGTCTTTCGAAAGTGtctataggggtagggtgtgcgtgtgtgcgttcataggggtgagtgtatgcacgtgtatgtgagcgtctacatttgtactgtgtttctcaaaaaaaaaattatttgtcattaatataaatattttagatacattttagttttagatatatctatattagcGATAACTAATACAAGTTTTGTTTGGAAATTTAACCATATTACCTTTTCCAAATTTCTATTATTCATTCCAAATTTAAATcttcttttattaaaaaaaaaacaaggaaagTAGGAAACGCATCGGAGTTGCCGCCTGAGTCGTCTTCCAGCTTTGCCTCGAGTGATCCAGTCCACCTTCCAGCGTCGTCAATGGCGTCTCcctcccccaaaccctagcccctcccctccccttccaCCACCAGCCATGGGATCCcacccggcgccgcccgcgcccTCCCGCACGGCCCTCTCCCCCTTCGCCACGCTCGACCCGGCCGTGCTCGCCGCGCTCCCGGCCACCACCCCCATCACCGTCCGCTCCGCCGCACTCTCCGCGCCGCACCTCCTCTACCTCGGCACCGGCGGCGGcaagctgctcctcttctccctcCAGACCCCCTCCGCCCCGGAGTTCCTCCGCCTCGTCCCCACCGGCGCCAACCGCCCCGTCTCCGCCATCCTCCCGCTCCCCTCCGTCTCCCGCGTGCTCCTGCTCGCCGAcggcgccctcctcctcgccgaCCCGCTCCTCGCGCGCCCCGTCCGCCGCCTCGGCTCCCTCCGcaacgtcgccgccgtcgccgcctcttccacctccccctcctcctGCTCTCTCGCGGTCGCTGTCGGGGAGAAGCTGCTCGCCATCGACCTCACCCTGCGCGAGGCCGACGAGCTGGAGGTCCAGACGCGCGAGATCGCCGCCGGCCCCGGCGTAGACGCCATCAGCGTGCTCGCCTGGGCCGGCGAGGGCTCGGTCTTCGCCGGCACCGCCTCAGGGTACTCGCTCTTCTCCACCGGCGGGAGCGTCGACATATTCGCCCTCCCGGAGTCGGCCGGGTCGCCCAGGATCAGGCCACTGTCCGGGGGCGAGGAGGTGATGCTGCTGGTGGACAATGTCGGCGTGGTTGTCGACCGCTTCGGGAACCCTTCCGGAAGCAGCTTCGTGTTTAACAGCAGGCCGGATTGCATCGTCGAGGTGTTTCCATACGTGGTGGTGGCCGGGGAGTCGAAGTTGGACGTGTACAGGAGGAGGAATGGGGCGCACTTGCAGACCGTCGCGATCGAGAGTAGCCGTGCCGGTGTGCTGACCGTGGCGAGTGATGATAAGGTCGTTGTCATCGCTACGGTTTATAAGGTAAAGTAGGTACGTGAACTCACCATTAGTGGAACTTGTTCCTGAATTCTAATTTTTAGCTACACGCTGTTTCATTCAGAATGTATCTTCGTGTTGTATACCGTGACTACTTACGCCATTTATGTGGTCTTTTTGAATGGACAATTGGACATGTTTACATGAGCCTGGAAGAACATTCAACTTATAATTTGCATAAACTGAAACTAAAATGTGTAGGGAAGACGAACTTGCACTAGTTTAATAGCTCTGAATAAGCTTACGAACCAAATGATTTCCCCTTTGCTTCTACAAGTGTGCAGGCTGCTCTCGAATCACAACATTGTTGGAAAATTTTCCATTATGACTGACACCACTTCAGCAGTTTTATGCTCCATGTTATCAGTTAATTACAGCGGTTACCGTACCAAACAACTATTGCCAATTGCTTCCTACTTTTCCCATTTTAATTTTGCAGACTGTGCTCATGTTACACTAACATATGCATGACTTGTCCAGGTTTTCTGCTACATCAAAGTATCTGCAGTGGAACAGATCAAGGCGCCATTGCGAAGAAAGAGTTATAGGGAAGCTATTTCTTTGTTGGAAGAGTTTGAATCTGATGGTGAAATCTCGAAGGATATGATCTCCTTTGTCCATGCACAGCTTGGATTCTTACTATTCTTTGACTTGCGTTTTGAGGATGCTGTTAATCATTTCTTGCTGTCGGAGACTATGCAACCAGCAGAAATATTTCCATTCATCATGCGGGATCCTAATCGCTGGTCGGATCTGGTATGTCACACTGTCAGTTAGTTGGAAAGTTGTAGTAAATTGCTGAATAGCTGTTTTTCTTCGTTTGCCCATTTCAAAATCAGGGTATAATGTACATGAGGATTCACGTATCTGCAAGGCCCCTTTTGCATTCTTGTGTATGACAAAAGTTCATAATAAATAAAGCTTTTAGCTTCTAGCATGATTCAGTTAATCTGATGCAACCATTGTTTTTCAGTGTATGACCTATTCCACAAAATTTGAGAAGCTTTTATAGCTAGGATATCTAGCAACTTTTATCAATATATTATATTTCGTTAACTCATCTTGTGAACTGTGAAATAAATTTTGAAGTTCTCCTTATTCTCAGCTGGCTTCTTAGTAGTTAGTAGCTGGAGGATTCCCTGGCCTGATTTATCTTTAACTAGCCTTTTTTTTTTCGAGGATTAACTAGCCTTTTCAAATTGTGAGAGTTTAATTTTGCTTTTGGCAAAATTTAGGTGCCAAGAAAGCGTTATTGGGGCTTGCATCCTCCCCCTAAGCCTCTTGAAGAAGTTATTGACGATGGACTGGTAACACTTCAACGGGCATTGTTTCTCAAAAAGGCAGGTGTGGACACAGTTGTGGATGAAGATTTCCTTTCAAATCCTCCAAGTAGATCTGATTTATTGGAACTAGCTATCAGAAATATTATCAGGTTTGGTTTACCGTTTGTTGGTATTATATTCATTTATGAATTGCAATGAGGCTGCATGTAACGATCAATCTTCGAATGCTAAATGAAACTAGGTACCTGTGTGTAGCACGTGAGAAGACCTTGTCTCCTGCAGAGATGGAAGGAGTTGATACTCTTCTGATGTACCTTTATAGGGCACTCGATCTTGTTGATGACATGGAGAGGCTTGCATCATCTCAAAATAGCTGTGTTGTGGTATGTATATTTCCTGTATAAACACATCCCTACTCTGCAGCATCTTGAGTTTATGATTATAACTATACTATGTGGTACTGAAATTGACATTTACTTTGGATTTGAAGATAGAATATAGCATGATGTAGACTTGTTTCTGAGTCGTCCATCACATATGATGCAAAATTGGAAGTGCATTTATTGTAAAAAATATGGGTGGTGCAGGAGGAACTAGAATCACTGTTGGAAAACTCTGGACATCAGCGGACACTTGCTTTCttatatggtagtaagggaatgtGCTCCCAAGCTGTTGCTATCTGGCGTATCTTAGCAAGGAATTACAGCACAGGTTTGTGGAAGGATCGTCCTAATCTGCCTGAAACGGACTCCCATGAATCTTTGGCTGAAAAAAGGTCTGGTGGGCAAATTGCTGCTATCGAAGCCTCCAAGATACTTCAAGCAACATCTGATCAGGACCTTGTTCTGGAACATCTTGGATGGGTATGTGCTTCATGCTAAGGACTTGATATCTTATAATGAGCTGTTTCATTATGTTGTGAATATTTATTATTATTGAATATTTTTATGCAGGTGGCAGACATTGATCAGGACCTTGCAACTGCAATTTTAACATCTGAGACGCGGGAAAAACAGCTTTCTGCTGGTAATTGATTTGTTTCAAATAATTCACTAGTATCTTTTACTGGCTTATTCATGGCAGATCAACACATTCCCCTGTTTTTACTTGTGAGCATGTCAGAGGATTGATTTAGTACTACAAGTATAGAAGGATgttcttttctctctctcttaAAGACTGTTTTTCTGTAAAATATACGAATCCTGTGATTACAGCTGATTGCATCcttgaaattcattttttaacTATTTAGGGCTGTTAAAATAACCTTGACACGTAATAAACTTTGTTAACATTTGTTTTTGTTGGGTGGTATTCTGCAGAAAAGGTTATTGCTGCCCTTGATTCAGGAAAGGTTGGGATTCACCAAAGGTACATATAAATGATATGATGCATCCACGAAACCTTCGACAATTTAAACCTCTCAAGATTCCATAATGAACCTTGATGTCTATGTGAAGAGTATATGAACATTAAAGTTGTATAATTTAATTGTGCTACATTTGTACTGCTAGTTTTGTTCAGTGTTTACTACTCTCTCTGTTCCATATAGTTGTTGCAGATTCTGATGTATCTATAcacaaaatgtgtctagatatatccaaatgagcgacaactaatatggaacagagggagtacgcaCTTAAGCGATCTTCAACAGTGCACTAATAATAGCCGCCTAACTAATTGCTATCTTGTTGCAAAACAGCCTGTACAGTAGCATGAACCTTGGTAGGACTTTGTAAGCATCTTATGTTTTCCATGGCGCATAATTTGAGGTCATACTGATTTTTCTGCAATAATGATTAAGTGCCACAGATTGTGTTATTAAATCTTCTGCTGAGAGTTGATCATAATGGGGCATCAAACTAGTGTTTGTATGCCTGCTATTAGTGTTTTTTGTGCACATGGTCATCATATAATGTTATCCATGTCATATCCTGTGCATTTTGTTATTATATAATCTTCTTCATTCGACAATCATCAGCATAAAAAGTTCATTTACCATGTGGCAGTTTTGTTTGATCAGCTGCTCTCTGCTATCACAGAAACTTACTGTCTAAGTTATGCAGATATTTGCAGTGGTTGATCGAGGATCAGGGCTGTGATGACCCTCACTACCACACATCATATGCACTATTGCTGTCGAAATCTGCCATGCAAGCATTTCATGTGGAGTCAAATTCTGGAGAGAAAGATGATAGAGAAATTGACTCCGATGTACAGTTCATTTTTTCGTTGAGAGAAAGGTTGCAATTATTTTTGCAATCTTCGGACTTGTATGATCCAGAAGAAGTGCTTGATGTTATAGAAGACTCTGAGCTATGGCTGGAAAAGGTGTCCTGACAATTTTTACTTTCCTTGATGTGGTTGCATGTTTATCTCCTTTTGTGCTCACTATTGTGTTTTCTGCTGGTTTGCTTGTCCTGTCATCCAAGTTTTGGATACTAAGGCATTTGTTTTTCTTTGTCAGGCAATATTATATAGGAAAATGGGCCAAGAGAACATTGTACTTCAGATACTGGCACTGTAAGATGCTATCCTGCACTTGTTTTTCTCTTGTAGTCACTTGTAAGTTTCAGCAGTGGCGGTTTTTTGTCAAGCCAGACCTGTAGGACTAGCCATATCATGTTTTTAGCACTTCCAGTTCTGTTGCTTTAACTGTCGTTTGTGGGTCTGCGATGCAGGAAGCTGGAGGATAGTGAAGCTGCTGAGCAGTACTGTGCAGAGATTGGTAGAGATGATGCATATATTCAGTATGTTATCATCTTACGAGTACTCTGGGTATAGTTTACTTTATCATGATCCAATGGGATTATCTCTGTTCCTTTGTTTACGCTGTCTCCATCTTCCTTTCAACTCAGGCTTTTGGATTTGTATTTGGACCCCAAAAATGGGAGAGAACCAATGTTCACAGCAGCTGTCCGACTTCTGCATAATCACGGAAAATCTTTGGATCCCATACAAGTATTGGAGGtattaatttcttatgttactgcCATAATCCTGTTATACACAGCTTTAATTAGGATAAGAACTTTGAAGTCTTAAGCAATCTTGTCCCAGAGATTATCCTCCGACATGCCTCTTCAGCTAGCCTCAGATACCATCTTGCGAATGCTCAGAGCTCGGGTGCACCATCATCGCCAAGGGCAGGTATGCATATTTTGTTCCTGGGTTCAACCTGAGCTTTtgaactttgatccctacttcggtgGATGTGTGTCCCTTGTTTACCATGCCTGCTTTTATGTTGAACTTGCACGAGAACTGACCTGCAAATCCCATTTGTTTGTTCTGTCCCTCTGTGTCTGTCATCAGATAGTTCATAGTTTATCACTCGCGACAAACCTTGATGCGCGATTGACAAGATTAGAGGAGAGATCAAGGCATGTG includes:
- the LOC124689393 gene encoding phytosulfokine receptor 1-like → MGRSRGSALVAALRLLLLPAILLLSRCRTGAAQSSPPCGSGDLDALRGFSAGLDAPVAGWPAAPDEGCCAWPGVLCSGASVVGVVLPNRTLRGKVSASLTDLTALRVLNLSGNALRGALPAGILRLSFLEALDISSNALAGTLTSLSISLPAIRVFNVSYNAFSDALPVLPGGANLTAFDASGNGFSGPVDAAAVCASSPGLQVLRLSMNRLSGDFPAGFAQCRSLTELSLDGNGITGALPDDLFAATSLRILVLHTNSLSGGISLGLRNLTALVRLDLSFNAFSGALPEVFDALAGTLQELSAPSNLLNGSLPATLSLCVNLRVLNLRNNTLAGAIGLDFRAVNRLVYLDLGANRFTGPIPASLPECAGMTALNLGRNRLTGEIPPSFAAFRSISFLSLTGNGFSNVTSALMILQRLPNLTSLVLTKNFHGGEAMPEAGIDGFTNIQVLVIANCELTGAIPAWIAGLSKLKVLDISWNKLTGPIPPFLGELDRLFYIDISNNSLQGEIPASFTRMTAMLAGNGSGNDEDRTVQDFPFFMRRNVSASGRQYNQVSSFPPSLVLARNNLTGGVPPAMGALARLHIVDLSWNGFSGSIPPELSGMTSLESLDLSHNALSGAIPPSLTQLTFLSHFAVAYNNLSGKVPVGGQFSTFSHVDFAGNPFLCGIHVRKCDRNQTAGGAAGSSGRRRSAASAGVVAAICVGTALLLAVGLAATWRAWSRRRQEDNACRVAAGDESCDDSSFEATRSSTLVLLFPSDDDDSADTERTTVITLDEVVKGTGDFDDSRIVGCGGFGMVYRATLADGRDVAVKRLSGDFQQMEREFRAEVEALSRVRHRNLVSLRGYCRVGKDVRLLIYPFMENGSLDHWLHERAGADVLPWPARLRVARDAARGLAYLHGGGNGAGASRPRVMHRDVKSSNILLDAGMEARLADFGLARLARGNDDTHVTTDLVGTLGYIPPEYASSPAATYRGDVYSMGVVLVELVTGRRPVDMAARLGARDVTAWAVRLRREGRGHEAVDAAVSASSGKHREEAERVLELASACVSENPKARPTAHQLFERLDAIARTAADPETTSSDEQHAW
- the LOC124691466 gene encoding vacuolar sorting protein 3-like, with translation MGSHPAPPAPSRTALSPFATLDPAVLAALPATTPITVRSAALSAPHLLYLGTGGGKLLLFSLQTPSAPEFLRLVPTGANRPVSAILPLPSVSRVLLLADGALLLADPLLARPVRRLGSLRNVAAVAASSTSPSSCSLAVAVGEKLLAIDLTLREADELEVQTREIAAGPGVDAISVLAWAGEGSVFAGTASGYSLFSTGGSVDIFALPESAGSPRIRPLSGGEEVMLLVDNVGVVVDRFGNPSGSSFVFNSRPDCIVEVFPYVVVAGESKLDVYRRRNGAHLQTVAIESSRAGVLTVASDDKVVVIATVYKVFCYIKVSAVEQIKAPLRRKSYREAISLLEEFESDGEISKDMISFVHAQLGFLLFFDLRFEDAVNHFLLSETMQPAEIFPFIMRDPNRWSDLVPRKRYWGLHPPPKPLEEVIDDGLVTLQRALFLKKAGVDTVVDEDFLSNPPSRSDLLELAIRNIIRYLCVAREKTLSPAEMEGVDTLLMYLYRALDLVDDMERLASSQNSCVVEELESLLENSGHQRTLAFLYGSKGMCSQAVAIWRILARNYSTGLWKDRPNLPETDSHESLAEKRSGGQIAAIEASKILQATSDQDLVLEHLGWVADIDQDLATAILTSETREKQLSAEKVIAALDSGKVGIHQRYLQWLIEDQGCDDPHYHTSYALLLSKSAMQAFHVESNSGEKDDREIDSDVQFIFSLRERLQLFLQSSDLYDPEEVLDVIEDSELWLEKAILYRKMGQENIVLQILALKLEDSEAAEQYCAEIGRDDAYIQLLDLYLDPKNGREPMFTAAVRLLHNHGKSLDPIQVLERLSSDMPLQLASDTILRMLRARVHHHRQGQIVHSLSLATNLDARLTRLEERSRHVQLTDESICDSCRARLGTKLFVMYPDDSVVCYRCYRNQGDSVSQRGRNFRKDAIFKQSWLVSR